Proteins from a genomic interval of Campylobacter concisus:
- a CDS encoding acyl-CoA thioesterase, with protein sequence MDILKDFGEPRIKQVMLPKDTNSAGNIFGGWIMSQIDLAGAQAAREISPERVVTISMKEIIFKQPVFVGDVLSCYAKIISVGKTSITTQIEVTALRLNDGGFRETIHVTSATATYVSVTKDGLKKPIDEKLKQLHGF encoded by the coding sequence ATGGATATTTTAAAAGATTTTGGTGAGCCGCGCATAAAACAAGTCATGCTGCCAAAAGATACAAACTCGGCTGGAAATATATTTGGCGGTTGGATAATGAGTCAGATCGACCTTGCAGGTGCACAAGCCGCAAGAGAAATTTCTCCCGAACGCGTTGTGACAATTTCTATGAAAGAGATCATATTTAAGCAACCAGTTTTTGTTGGCGATGTGCTAAGCTGCTACGCTAAAATCATCTCTGTTGGCAAAACTTCGATAACAACGCAAATAGAAGTGACTGCACTTAGGCTAAATGACGGTGGCTTTAGAGAGACTATACACGTTACTAGCGCTACTGCAACTTACGTAAGCGTAACGAAAGATGGACTTAAAAAGCCAATCGATGAGAAACTAAAACAGCTTCATGGATTTTAA
- a CDS encoding putative bifunctional diguanylate cyclase/phosphodiesterase: MIFNRNLTQVLSQKDFFNLSYIAIDLFMFCTSFIAFFSLKFSKRRLSILLCLIALIVISTYDVFTTTMDFWIDEISFSGYDIVFKSSFFMLFVAALHLREGEANLKFRALRNDFDKILIQKLFVFAVFLMIMILYSWKINLTWLFSILVTLLAYGALSYTFSNVRKMDILIKREIHIKKLLNNQIESKVKELEETNRHLQRISKYDYLTNALNRQYFIARLEEMIKSKALGEKIDIYNIDINHFKAINDSYGHYIGDDVIAKFALNIESILPPNDSLFARSGGDDFIVVVKQNENVHCREFLRYLLKAISEPIVIDDYKIVLDAKIGISSTQTSEILADDFIMQSEAALEAAKKDASEKYVFYNDIKSMIQDRNYIEILLNSISFDEEFELKFQPQYLIEGKKIVGAEALVRWNSPIKGPVDQSKFIPIAEQSSIINAIGKWVAKNAIKQMAFWNEKYNTNLKIGINISPKQIDNINFASKFLSYIDRYGIDPSCVDVEITEASLVNAEEMMQSALSELSNRGICISIDDFGTGFSSMNYIKKYPMSRLKIAKELIDNIAKNDIDKDVVKSVIALAKNVELKTIAEGVEDETQLEILRELGCDEVQGYLWGKPMSAEDFEKLIISAI, encoded by the coding sequence ATGATTTTTAATAGAAATTTAACTCAAGTTTTAAGTCAAAAAGATTTTTTTAATCTAAGTTACATCGCCATAGATTTATTTATGTTTTGTACTTCATTTATTGCATTTTTTTCACTCAAATTTTCAAAAAGAAGACTATCTATACTTTTATGCTTGATAGCACTTATTGTAATAAGCACTTATGATGTTTTTACCACTACAATGGATTTTTGGATAGATGAAATATCCTTTTCTGGATACGACATTGTATTTAAGAGTTCATTTTTTATGTTGTTTGTTGCTGCGCTTCATTTAAGAGAGGGTGAGGCAAATCTAAAATTTAGGGCACTCAGAAACGATTTTGATAAAATTTTAATACAAAAGCTATTTGTTTTCGCCGTATTTTTGATGATTATGATCTTGTACTCTTGGAAGATAAATTTGACATGGTTATTTTCTATTTTAGTTACTTTGCTTGCATACGGGGCATTATCTTATACATTTTCTAATGTTAGAAAGATGGATATTTTAATTAAACGTGAAATACATATCAAAAAATTATTAAATAATCAGATAGAAAGTAAAGTAAAAGAGCTTGAAGAGACAAATAGGCACCTACAAAGGATCAGTAAATATGATTATCTAACAAATGCTCTAAATCGCCAGTATTTTATCGCAAGGCTTGAAGAGATGATAAAGTCAAAGGCGCTTGGCGAAAAGATAGATATTTATAATATTGATATAAACCATTTTAAGGCGATAAATGACTCGTACGGGCATTATATCGGCGATGATGTAATAGCAAAGTTTGCTTTAAATATTGAGTCAATATTGCCACCAAACGATTCCTTATTTGCAAGATCTGGCGGCGATGACTTTATTGTTGTTGTCAAGCAAAATGAAAATGTACATTGCAGGGAATTTTTACGCTATCTACTAAAAGCTATTTCAGAGCCAATAGTTATAGATGATTATAAAATTGTACTTGATGCAAAAATAGGGATTAGCTCGACACAAACTAGTGAAATTTTGGCTGATGATTTTATCATGCAATCAGAAGCAGCACTAGAAGCAGCAAAAAAAGACGCATCTGAAAAGTATGTTTTTTATAATGATATAAAAAGCATGATTCAGGATAGAAACTATATAGAAATATTGCTAAATAGCATAAGCTTTGATGAAGAATTTGAGCTAAAATTTCAGCCCCAATATCTAATAGAAGGTAAAAAAATAGTAGGAGCAGAGGCTCTTGTTAGGTGGAACTCTCCTATAAAAGGTCCGGTAGATCAATCAAAATTTATCCCAATAGCCGAACAAAGCTCGATTATCAATGCGATAGGAAAATGGGTGGCAAAAAATGCTATAAAACAAATGGCCTTTTGGAATGAAAAATATAATACAAACCTAAAAATAGGTATAAATATCTCACCAAAACAGATTGATAATATAAATTTTGCATCTAAATTTTTAAGCTATATAGATAGATACGGCATCGATCCATCTTGTGTAGATGTTGAGATCACTGAGGCTAGCCTCGTTAATGCAGAAGAGATGATGCAAAGTGCGTTATCCGAGCTTTCAAATAGAGGAATTTGCATCTCCATAGATGATTTTGGTACCGGTTTTTCATCGATGAATTACATCAAAAAATATCCTATGAGTCGTCTAAAGATCGCTAAAGAGCTGATAGATAATATTGCTAAAAATGATATAGATAAAGACGTAGTAAAAAGCGTTATAGCTTTGGCTAAAAATGTGGAGCTAAAGACTATTGCTGAAGGCGTCGAAGATGAAACCCAGCTTGAAATTTTAAGAGAGCTTGGATGCGATGAGGTGCAAGGGTATCTTTGGGGCAAGCCAATGAGTGCAGAGGATTTTGAAAAGCTTATAATAAGTGCTATTTAA
- the ciaB gene encoding invasion protein CiaB has product MNDFKRLNELTKEQKNKLNAIYKNLDDDIINEAVKICGLAGTPSQKLALARRIVDLKVDPLQNELKKLNLGEDEQKRVLNLMYGYVRNLYENLHAKLLEKAKEEKILDPFNQVFVQVMHELGLSLNAWQISWQEKIIDTTNKEFEAKFKDLSQANEFITKNALFQCDSNGVRADRTYGAVCKEGEKFSFLPYALAFKDEVRELKSVFVKNLEILRNLAKNDEQKSYIKYLEKLQNAFCEEDNTKVINAWQEAEIAWMDVKGALQPGHPLEYYEDAYTHAVALEWDIRLVDSEGIDELKFKEKVIKTYKSVCEKIKFDNAETNRAVSENIARTQLYISVPMIYYGAELNGLFSAQVVPNDESVSAKCGKKIFAFVNHVYEGAKAKPFMKLGAEIFSKEFLNFGREILFLKPKIWKKVYEISTIGHEFGHILFIGLDTEMSMNKSGVFKFIEEYKATTGGLVNFFLHEEAEYKMAVFHELIARAVGLIAWRKVDEVRAYYCEGLIHLSLLFRAGVLKFDGKLSVDMSEQAYAKFKEICLENYYDLAQTYAKKDDASTFLEKFCQKDELSYLPKDEECKKFVEHFYARYEAIGNDVDESGEWQRWQSLAKKAEKDR; this is encoded by the coding sequence ATGAACGATTTTAAAAGATTAAATGAGCTTACAAAAGAGCAAAAAAATAAGTTAAATGCTATTTATAAAAATTTAGACGATGACATTATAAACGAAGCTGTTAAAATTTGTGGTCTTGCTGGTACACCAAGCCAAAAACTGGCTCTTGCAAGAAGGATAGTAGATCTTAAAGTAGATCCGCTTCAAAATGAGCTAAAAAAGCTAAATTTAGGCGAAGATGAGCAAAAACGAGTGCTAAATTTAATGTATGGCTACGTTAGAAATTTATATGAAAACCTGCACGCCAAGCTTTTAGAAAAGGCCAAAGAAGAGAAAATTTTAGATCCATTTAACCAAGTTTTTGTGCAGGTGATGCATGAACTTGGGCTTAGTCTAAATGCGTGGCAAATTTCATGGCAAGAAAAGATAATAGACACTACAAACAAAGAGTTTGAGGCTAAATTTAAAGATTTAAGCCAGGCAAATGAGTTTATTACTAAAAATGCTTTATTTCAGTGTGATAGCAACGGCGTAAGAGCTGATAGAACGTATGGCGCAGTTTGCAAAGAGGGCGAGAAATTTAGCTTTTTGCCTTATGCGCTTGCTTTTAAAGATGAGGTTAGAGAGCTTAAAAGTGTTTTTGTTAAAAATCTTGAAATTTTAAGAAATTTAGCCAAAAACGACGAGCAAAAATCTTACATAAAATACCTTGAAAAGCTACAAAATGCCTTTTGCGAAGAAGATAATACAAAGGTGATAAACGCTTGGCAAGAGGCTGAGATAGCGTGGATGGATGTAAAAGGCGCACTTCAGCCAGGCCATCCTCTAGAGTACTACGAGGATGCCTACACGCACGCAGTCGCACTTGAGTGGGATATTAGACTTGTTGATAGCGAGGGCATAGATGAGCTTAAATTTAAAGAAAAAGTGATAAAAACTTATAAGAGTGTTTGCGAAAAGATAAAATTTGATAACGCTGAGACAAATAGGGCAGTTAGCGAAAATATCGCTAGAACGCAGCTTTATATAAGCGTGCCGATGATCTATTACGGAGCTGAGCTAAACGGGCTTTTTAGCGCTCAGGTCGTGCCAAACGATGAGAGTGTTAGTGCAAAATGTGGCAAGAAAATTTTTGCCTTTGTAAATCACGTCTATGAAGGAGCAAAAGCAAAGCCTTTTATGAAGCTTGGGGCTGAAATTTTTAGCAAGGAATTTTTGAATTTTGGTAGAGAAATTTTATTTTTAAAGCCAAAAATTTGGAAAAAAGTCTATGAAATCTCAACGATCGGCCATGAGTTTGGACACATCCTCTTTATCGGGCTTGATACCGAGATGAGCATGAATAAAAGTGGCGTATTTAAATTTATAGAAGAGTACAAGGCGACAACTGGCGGGTTAGTAAATTTTTTCTTGCATGAAGAGGCGGAGTATAAAATGGCCGTCTTTCATGAGCTAATAGCCCGTGCTGTTGGGCTTATCGCATGGCGAAAGGTCGATGAGGTGAGGGCGTATTACTGCGAGGGACTCATACATCTTAGCCTACTTTTTAGGGCTGGTGTGCTTAAATTTGACGGCAAGCTAAGCGTAGATATGAGCGAGCAAGCTTACGCTAAATTTAAAGAAATTTGCTTAGAAAACTACTACGATCTAGCGCAAACATACGCTAAAAAAGATGATGCGAGCACATTTTTAGAGAAATTTTGCCAAAAAGATGAACTAAGCTATCTACCAAAAGATGAAGAGTGCAAGAAATTTGTTGAGCATTTTTACGCTAGATACGAAGCTATCGGCAACGACGTCGATGAAAGTGGCGAGTGGCAAAGATGGCAAAGTTTAGCCAAAAAGGCAGAGAAAGATAGATAA
- a CDS encoding Crp/Fnr family transcriptional regulator gives MKKSRLGLLQTQILDILTQSELDKFEYKNLPKTSIIYAEEIKIIILKSGCAKLSFFEDGEEFILYRLEANNIAVLDDNCAFEILEDAKIYSINLSEISEILSNVNVVDEILKAALNAIIVQRQIIKSILFEDAKGRIANFLIELAKEQDLKQNGYHYIFLPFSLKVLSSFVGLKRQSASTAFNELIKNDIIRKITPHEFLIIDYEKLESYTN, from the coding sequence ATGAAAAAGTCACGTTTAGGCCTTTTGCAAACACAAATTTTAGATATCCTAACTCAATCCGAGCTTGATAAATTTGAGTACAAAAACCTTCCAAAAACAAGCATCATCTACGCAGAAGAGATCAAGATCATCATTTTAAAAAGCGGCTGTGCAAAGCTTTCGTTTTTTGAAGATGGGGAAGAATTTATCCTTTACCGTTTGGAAGCAAATAACATTGCTGTTCTTGATGATAACTGCGCTTTTGAAATTTTAGAAGATGCAAAAATTTACTCCATAAACTTAAGCGAAATAAGTGAAATTTTATCAAATGTAAATGTTGTAGATGAAATTTTAAAAGCGGCGTTAAACGCCATTATCGTGCAACGCCAAATCATAAAATCCATACTTTTTGAAGATGCAAAAGGCAGGATTGCAAATTTTTTGATCGAGCTTGCAAAGGAGCAGGATCTAAAGCAAAATGGATATCACTACATATTTTTGCCATTTTCTCTAAAGGTGCTCTCAAGCTTTGTGGGGCTCAAACGCCAAAGCGCTTCAACTGCCTTTAATGAGCTTATAAAAAACGACATCATAAGAAAAATAACGCCACATGAGTTTTTGATCATAGATTACGAAAAGCTCGAAAGTTACACAAACTAA
- a CDS encoding NADH-quinone oxidoreductase subunit B family protein → MSLYQVPEDIKTANDLTAKLEHLKNIKRSFSVYRIDCGSCNGCEIEIFAAITPMWDPERFGFKLVANPRHADILLCTGPVTRQMYYPLLRAYEATPDPKIVVALGACGSSGGIFHDAYSVWGGIDKIIPVDVYIPGCPPHPASIIYGLGMALGIIDQKLHKKSYEEDNTLPPSVEKSVIGDILFERDLQAESRRLMSYIFGRILFEKYMNAIKCSKDVHDPSISREAVLTAIKKEEDPRYAECMGLLHNDVYLKYAKADKSFAIDVDSEVWSKR, encoded by the coding sequence ATGAGTCTATATCAAGTCCCAGAGGACATAAAAACAGCAAATGATCTAACTGCAAAGCTAGAGCATCTAAAAAATATCAAAAGAAGCTTTAGCGTTTATAGGATCGACTGCGGAAGCTGCAACGGCTGTGAGATAGAAATTTTTGCAGCTATTACACCTATGTGGGATCCTGAGCGTTTTGGTTTTAAGCTTGTAGCAAACCCAAGACACGCTGATATTTTGCTCTGCACCGGTCCTGTAACAAGGCAGATGTATTATCCGCTTCTTCGTGCTTATGAGGCGACTCCAGATCCTAAGATCGTAGTTGCTCTTGGTGCGTGCGGAAGCAGTGGCGGAATTTTCCACGACGCTTATAGCGTTTGGGGTGGCATTGATAAGATAATCCCAGTCGATGTCTATATCCCAGGCTGTCCTCCACATCCAGCAAGCATTATTTACGGCCTTGGCATGGCTCTTGGTATCATCGATCAAAAACTTCATAAAAAAAGCTATGAAGAAGATAATACATTGCCGCCTTCAGTTGAGAAGTCAGTCATAGGCGATATTTTATTTGAGCGTGACTTACAAGCTGAAAGCAGAAGGCTAATGAGCTATATCTTTGGTAGAATCCTTTTTGAAAAATATATGAATGCTATCAAATGTTCAAAAGATGTTCATGACCCAAGCATTTCAAGAGAGGCTGTGCTTACAGCTATCAAAAAAGAGGAAGATCCTAGATATGCTGAGTGCATGGGGCTTTTGCATAATGATGTCTATCTAAAATATGCAAAAGCTGATAAAAGCTTTGCGATAGACGTTGATAGCGAGGTTTGGAGTAAAAGATGA
- a CDS encoding hydrogenase 3 maturation endopeptidase HyCI produces the protein MKKAILCIGNPMRGDDDVGNEVGRIVEAELKEWKVFFGQDVPENEFSAIREFAPDILIVVDAMSGFDEDKIEFFDLSDDRDYIYSTHNLPTPVLLSYLRKICPKTLFLGISVLLENVLNFEEGLSEQAKKSARKAFLRIVEIDKNLVG, from the coding sequence ATGAAAAAAGCCATCCTTTGCATCGGTAATCCTATGCGTGGCGATGATGATGTGGGCAATGAAGTAGGCCGCATCGTAGAAGCTGAGCTAAAAGAGTGGAAGGTCTTTTTTGGGCAAGATGTGCCTGAGAATGAATTCTCAGCTATTAGAGAATTTGCGCCTGATATCTTGATAGTAGTCGATGCGATGAGCGGCTTTGATGAGGATAAGATAGAGTTTTTTGACCTAAGTGACGATAGAGACTACATCTACTCAACTCACAATCTACCAACTCCAGTACTTTTAAGCTATTTGCGTAAAATTTGCCCAAAGACGCTTTTTCTTGGCATTAGCGTCTTGCTCGAAAATGTCTTAAATTTCGAAGAAGGACTAAGCGAGCAGGCTAAAAAAAGTGCCAGAAAAGCATTTTTAAGAATTGTAGAGATTGATAAAAATTTAGTCGGTTAA
- a CDS encoding formate hydrogenlyase maturation HycH family protein, which yields MIQVYKLTKRHMDDNDKLPRELKEIKVFSTCVGHGVGTIDFSEKILELSDEEFDEMIKNSGEYVKFKIGNLSKYFEVEIFAEHIAKLLPQLCECKLKEILANLKEGYIVLRKDF from the coding sequence ATGATACAAGTTTATAAGCTTACAAAAAGGCATATGGACGACAACGATAAGCTTCCACGCGAGCTAAAGGAGATAAAAGTTTTCTCCACTTGCGTGGGACACGGCGTTGGCACGATAGACTTTAGCGAGAAAATTTTAGAGCTAAGCGATGAGGAATTTGACGAGATGATCAAAAACTCAGGCGAATATGTGAAATTTAAGATCGGAAATTTAAGCAAATATTTTGAAGTTGAAATTTTTGCCGAGCATATCGCTAAACTCTTGCCGCAGCTTTGTGAGTGTAAGCTTAAAGAAATTTTGGCAAATTTAAAAGAGGGTTATATCGTGCTTAGGAAGGACTTTTGA
- a CDS encoding NADH-quinone oxidoreductase subunit C: protein MRGDKFIEILKTKVKILEVTRQADDQITVLVDRNDLPLAVKTLYYDIGGFISTMIPNDERQINGSFALYYALSMEGSKMTEADDFAAEDKCFITVKTLIPGSDPTFPSVTPLVPACVWYEREAYDMFGLVAEGLPDKRRLVLSDDWPDGLHPLRKDAMDYRYRPDPVDHRDEPDSEFLFPTGDAVVDVPLGPLHITSDEPGHFRLFCDGDEIIDADYRLFYQHRGMEKLAENRMNYDQMGYLAERVCGICGYAHAIACIEAAEKAIKLEIPLRAQAIRVICLEIERLHSHLLNIGLACEVTGNYNAFMHIFRVREYSMELAQLVTGGRKTYGNVVMGGLRRDMTNQEIKKGIEIINKLDVQISEIWDAVMEDKRQIGRWKGVGILDRQIARDFSPVGPNMRGSGFKRDNRYDHPYDFFKQIEFEVAVEHGCDVFAREMVRYKELKSSIHIIRQCFELMPQTPIMIDPVTMIKPENFALGHDEAPRGENVHWIMQGSAQKVYRWRCRAATYNNWPSLRYQFRGNNISDAALIVCSLDPCYSCTERVTLVDVRTKKSKILTEKDLKKFCQDGGVSKKDLR, encoded by the coding sequence ATGAGAGGCGATAAATTTATAGAAATCCTAAAAACCAAGGTAAAAATTTTAGAAGTAACTCGTCAAGCAGACGATCAAATCACAGTTTTGGTTGATAGAAACGATCTTCCACTAGCTGTTAAAACGCTTTATTATGATATTGGCGGCTTCATAAGCACGATGATACCAAATGACGAGCGCCAGATAAATGGCAGTTTTGCGCTTTATTATGCTCTTTCAATGGAAGGTAGCAAGATGACTGAAGCGGATGATTTTGCAGCTGAGGATAAGTGCTTTATCACTGTTAAAACGCTTATCCCAGGAAGCGATCCGACATTCCCATCAGTTACCCCGCTAGTGCCAGCTTGTGTTTGGTATGAAAGAGAAGCTTATGATATGTTTGGTTTGGTAGCCGAAGGTTTGCCTGATAAAAGGCGTCTAGTTTTAAGTGATGACTGGCCAGACGGACTTCATCCACTTAGAAAAGATGCGATGGATTATCGCTACCGCCCTGATCCGGTTGACCATAGAGATGAGCCTGATTCTGAATTTTTGTTTCCAACAGGTGATGCAGTAGTTGATGTGCCACTTGGACCACTACATATTACTTCAGATGAGCCAGGTCACTTTAGACTTTTCTGTGACGGCGACGAGATCATCGATGCTGACTACCGCCTCTTTTATCAACACCGCGGTATGGAAAAGCTAGCTGAAAACAGAATGAACTATGATCAAATGGGCTATCTTGCAGAGCGCGTTTGTGGAATTTGTGGTTATGCTCACGCTATCGCTTGTATCGAAGCAGCAGAAAAAGCTATCAAGCTTGAAATTCCACTAAGAGCTCAAGCTATACGTGTCATCTGTCTTGAGATCGAGCGTCTTCATAGCCACCTTTTAAATATCGGTCTAGCTTGTGAGGTCACTGGTAACTATAATGCGTTTATGCACATCTTTAGGGTTCGTGAGTACTCTATGGAGCTAGCTCAACTAGTAACTGGAGGACGTAAAACATACGGCAACGTCGTTATGGGTGGCTTAAGACGTGATATGACAAACCAAGAGATCAAAAAAGGCATCGAGATCATTAACAAACTTGACGTTCAAATTTCAGAAATTTGGGACGCAGTTATGGAGGATAAACGTCAAATCGGTCGCTGGAAAGGTGTGGGTATCCTAGATCGCCAAATAGCACGTGACTTTAGCCCAGTTGGTCCAAATATGAGAGGCTCTGGCTTTAAACGTGATAACCGCTACGATCACCCATACGACTTCTTTAAACAGATAGAATTTGAAGTAGCAGTTGAGCATGGTTGCGACGTTTTTGCTCGCGAGATGGTTAGATATAAAGAGTTAAAAAGCTCTATCCACATCATCCGCCAATGCTTTGAGCTAATGCCTCAAACTCCGATCATGATCGATCCTGTGACTATGATCAAACCTGAGAATTTTGCACTTGGTCATGATGAAGCACCACGTGGCGAGAATGTTCACTGGATCATGCAAGGCAGCGCTCAAAAAGTGTATCGCTGGAGATGCAGAGCTGCAACATATAACAACTGGCCAAGCCTAAGATATCAATTCAGAGGCAACAACATAAGTGACGCTGCGCTTATCGTTTGCTCACTTGACCCTTGCTACTCATGTACAGAGCGTGTTACATTAGTCGATGTAAGGACTAAAAAGAGCAAAATTTTAACAGAAAAAGACCTTAAAAAATTCTGTCAAGATGGCGGGGTTAGTAAAAAGGATTTAAGATGA
- a CDS encoding formate hydrogenlyase complex iron-sulfur subunit produces MMKLFDITEKYGKATYAYPFEPYIVPENFRGQPNYTYDLCIGCAACGIACPSNAIELKMNDEQTKLVWEFDCGRCIFCGRCDEVCPTGAVRLSDSFELAVKFDKSALIQRGELEMQTCKCCGKPFTPKRLINFTLEKLGTANLLPGRLEEAKDYLYICPECKKNQSAERLTKGIEEAIK; encoded by the coding sequence ATGATGAAGTTATTTGACATCACAGAAAAATATGGAAAGGCGACATACGCCTATCCATTTGAGCCATATATTGTTCCTGAAAATTTCCGTGGTCAGCCAAACTATACATACGATCTTTGCATAGGTTGTGCAGCTTGCGGTATCGCTTGTCCTAGTAACGCGATAGAGCTTAAGATGAACGATGAGCAAACAAAGCTTGTTTGGGAATTTGACTGCGGGCGCTGCATATTTTGCGGTCGCTGCGATGAGGTTTGCCCAACTGGAGCTGTAAGGCTTAGCGATAGCTTTGAGCTTGCGGTTAAATTTGACAAGAGTGCTCTTATACAAAGAGGCGAGCTTGAGATGCAAACTTGCAAATGCTGCGGCAAGCCATTTACGCCAAAAAGGCTTATAAATTTCACACTTGAAAAGCTTGGCACTGCAAATTTACTCCCAGGCAGACTTGAAGAGGCAAAAGACTACCTTTATATCTGCCCAGAGTGCAAGAAAAATCAATCTGCTGAGAGGCTAACAAAAGGCATTGAGGAGGCTATAAAATGA
- a CDS encoding formate/nitrite transporter family protein, whose product MLNPAETAQAVSSSMEHKAHMPLTSIIFLAIMAGAAIAMGDIFWAHSTVGMAENQSIGLSNFIGGITFSCGLMMVVFYGGHLFTSSVLSGVSAYEGKLKLGKTIGYWAIVWIFNFVGGALIAYMYYYSGLPLKYDGYILQHFIPAGIGKITAPFHELFIRGIFCNVFVCMSIWTATSESNLSGKFFAIMWMIGAFVACSMEHCVANMFIITEAIISKAHYIAANGGDIAAAAAALGHGITAEKLEVLNWGNFIGKNLVPVTLGNICGGLFFVGLVGFMANKFDMKKKA is encoded by the coding sequence ATGTTAAATCCGGCAGAAACCGCTCAAGCGGTCTCAAGCTCTATGGAGCATAAGGCTCATATGCCGCTTACTAGTATTATCTTCCTTGCTATCATGGCTGGAGCTGCTATTGCTATGGGTGATATTTTCTGGGCTCACTCGACAGTTGGTATGGCTGAAAATCAGTCTATTGGTCTTTCAAATTTTATCGGCGGTATCACATTTAGCTGTGGTCTTATGATGGTTGTCTTTTATGGCGGACATCTTTTTACAAGCTCAGTTTTAAGCGGCGTTAGCGCATATGAAGGAAAGCTAAAACTAGGTAAGACTATCGGATACTGGGCTATCGTTTGGATATTTAACTTCGTTGGCGGCGCACTGATTGCTTATATGTACTACTACTCAGGCTTGCCACTAAAGTATGATGGCTACATCTTGCAGCACTTTATACCAGCTGGCATTGGCAAGATCACAGCACCATTTCATGAGCTATTTATCCGCGGAATTTTTTGTAATGTCTTTGTTTGTATGTCTATTTGGACTGCGACAAGCGAGAGCAATCTATCTGGTAAATTCTTTGCCATTATGTGGATGATCGGCGCATTTGTGGCTTGCTCAATGGAGCACTGCGTGGCAAATATGTTCATAATCACTGAAGCCATCATCTCAAAAGCTCACTATATAGCAGCAAACGGCGGAGATATCGCTGCTGCAGCTGCGGCTCTAGGACATGGTATTACGGCTGAAAAACTAGAAGTTTTAAACTGGGGAAATTTCATCGGTAAAAACTTAGTTCCAGTTACACTTGGTAATATCTGTGGCGGACTTTTCTTTGTTGGTTTAGTTGGCTTTATGGCTAATAAATTTGATATGAAGAAAAAAGCTTAA